A region from the Geotrypetes seraphini chromosome 10, aGeoSer1.1, whole genome shotgun sequence genome encodes:
- the FDXR gene encoding NADPH:adrenodoxin oxidoreductase, mitochondrial isoform X1 yields the protein MGACRWTWGVSSWRTFRSLAARRQPAVLLGLGKLLSTAPSTPQVCIVGSGPAGFYTAQHILKHHKQVQVDIYEKLPVPFGLVRFGVAPDHPEVKNVINSFTQTARSGRCAFYGNITVGKDVTLEELQRAYHAVVLSYGAEDNRVLGIPGENLPGVHSARTFVGWYNGLPENQNLEPDLSSETAVILGQGNVALDVARILLTSPDLLKKTDITAHSLEAIAHSKVKRVWLVGRRGPLQVAFTIKELREMINLPGTKPLLYPSDFEGLRDVIKDVPRPRKRLTELLIKSALEKPSEKEAARWVSATREWGLKFLRSPIEVLPSANGKQAAGIRLAVNRLEGSGESVVAVPTGEFEDIECGLILSSIGYKSLPIAPSLPFDAEQGTIPNSMGRVHKVPGLYCSGWVKRGPTGVIITTMNDSFDTAQSMLEDLSSGVVDTSVHKPGFQSLRETLQQRGVRCVSFSDWEKINAAETAKGGEVGKPREKILDLEVMIRLASQ from the exons GCTCCTGG GTTTAGGAAAGCTGCTCTCGACGGCACCCTCCACGCCTCAGGTATGCATCGTGGGTAGTGGTCCAGCTGGGTTTTATACTGCACAGCACATTTTAAAG CACCACAAGCAGGTTCAGGTGGACATTTATGAGAAACTACCTGTACCCTTTGGCCTCGTGCGCTTTGGAGTGGCACCAGACCATCCAGAGGTAAAG AATGTGATAAACAGTTTCACTCAGACAGCACGCTCTGGCCGCTGCGCCTTCTACGGAAACATTACTGTTGGCAAGGATGTAACGCTGGAGGAGCTGCAGCGGGCATATCACGCTGTAGTGCTG AGTTATGGTGCTGAAGATAACCGGGTGCTGGGAATCCCTGGGGAGAACCTTCCTGGAGTTCATTCTGCCAGAACTTTTGTGGGCTGGTACAATGGGTTGCCCGAGAACCAAAAT CTGGAACCAGACCTGAGCAGTGAGACCGCTGTGATTCTGGGGCAGGGAAACGTTGCTCTGGATGTTGCACGGATCTTGCTAACGTCGCCTGATCTGCTGAAG AAAACAGACATTACGGCACATTCCCTAGAAGCAATTGCACACAGCAAGGTGAAACGGGTGTGGCTTGTTGGCCGGAGGGGTCCTCTCCAGGTGGCATTTACTATAAAG GAACTGCGAGAGATGATTAATTTGCCTGGGACCAAGCCACTCCTGTATCCAAGTGACTTTGAAGGCCTCAGGGATGTGATTAAAG ATGTCCCCAGACCACGGAAGCGACTGACAGAGCTGCTGATCAAGTCTGCGCTGGAAAAACCCTCTGAGAAGGAAGCAGCTCGCTGGGTGTCGGCCACAAGAGAGTGGGGGCTGAAGTTCCTACGTAGTCCCATCGAGGTCCTGCCCAGCGCTAATGGGAAGCAGGCAGCGGGGATCAGATTGGCTGTCAATAGGCTTGAG GGCTCGGGGGAGTCTGTTGTGGCTGTTCCCACAGGAGAGTTTGAGGACATTGAATGCGGTCTGATCCTAAGCAGCATCGGCTATAAGAGTCTTCCAATTGCCCCATCTCTGCCTTTTGATGCCGAGCAAGGAACAATCCCTAACAGCATGGGTCGAGTTCACAAGGTCCCAG GTCTGTACTGTAGCGGCTGGGTGAAGAGAGGTCCCACTGGGGTGATCATTACTACCATGAACGATAGCTTTGATACTGCCCAGTCGATGCTAGAAGACCTCAGCTCTGGAGTTGTGGACACTTCTGTGCACAAGCCTGGTTTCCAGTCCCTGAGGGAAACATTGCAACAAAGAG GTGTTCGCTGTGTTTccttctccgactgggagaaaatTAATGCTGCGGAAACTGCAAAGGGAGGCGAGGTTGGAAAACCCCGGGAGAAGATCTTGGACCTTGAGGTGATGATACGCCTGGCTAGCCAGTGA
- the FDXR gene encoding NADPH:adrenodoxin oxidoreductase, mitochondrial isoform X2 — protein sequence MGACRWTWGVSSWRTFRSLAARRQPAVLLGLGKLLSTAPSTPQHHKQVQVDIYEKLPVPFGLVRFGVAPDHPEVKNVINSFTQTARSGRCAFYGNITVGKDVTLEELQRAYHAVVLSYGAEDNRVLGIPGENLPGVHSARTFVGWYNGLPENQNLEPDLSSETAVILGQGNVALDVARILLTSPDLLKKTDITAHSLEAIAHSKVKRVWLVGRRGPLQVAFTIKELREMINLPGTKPLLYPSDFEGLRDVIKDVPRPRKRLTELLIKSALEKPSEKEAARWVSATREWGLKFLRSPIEVLPSANGKQAAGIRLAVNRLEGSGESVVAVPTGEFEDIECGLILSSIGYKSLPIAPSLPFDAEQGTIPNSMGRVHKVPGLYCSGWVKRGPTGVIITTMNDSFDTAQSMLEDLSSGVVDTSVHKPGFQSLRETLQQRGVRCVSFSDWEKINAAETAKGGEVGKPREKILDLEVMIRLASQ from the exons GCTCCTGG GTTTAGGAAAGCTGCTCTCGACGGCACCCTCCACGCCTCAG CACCACAAGCAGGTTCAGGTGGACATTTATGAGAAACTACCTGTACCCTTTGGCCTCGTGCGCTTTGGAGTGGCACCAGACCATCCAGAGGTAAAG AATGTGATAAACAGTTTCACTCAGACAGCACGCTCTGGCCGCTGCGCCTTCTACGGAAACATTACTGTTGGCAAGGATGTAACGCTGGAGGAGCTGCAGCGGGCATATCACGCTGTAGTGCTG AGTTATGGTGCTGAAGATAACCGGGTGCTGGGAATCCCTGGGGAGAACCTTCCTGGAGTTCATTCTGCCAGAACTTTTGTGGGCTGGTACAATGGGTTGCCCGAGAACCAAAAT CTGGAACCAGACCTGAGCAGTGAGACCGCTGTGATTCTGGGGCAGGGAAACGTTGCTCTGGATGTTGCACGGATCTTGCTAACGTCGCCTGATCTGCTGAAG AAAACAGACATTACGGCACATTCCCTAGAAGCAATTGCACACAGCAAGGTGAAACGGGTGTGGCTTGTTGGCCGGAGGGGTCCTCTCCAGGTGGCATTTACTATAAAG GAACTGCGAGAGATGATTAATTTGCCTGGGACCAAGCCACTCCTGTATCCAAGTGACTTTGAAGGCCTCAGGGATGTGATTAAAG ATGTCCCCAGACCACGGAAGCGACTGACAGAGCTGCTGATCAAGTCTGCGCTGGAAAAACCCTCTGAGAAGGAAGCAGCTCGCTGGGTGTCGGCCACAAGAGAGTGGGGGCTGAAGTTCCTACGTAGTCCCATCGAGGTCCTGCCCAGCGCTAATGGGAAGCAGGCAGCGGGGATCAGATTGGCTGTCAATAGGCTTGAG GGCTCGGGGGAGTCTGTTGTGGCTGTTCCCACAGGAGAGTTTGAGGACATTGAATGCGGTCTGATCCTAAGCAGCATCGGCTATAAGAGTCTTCCAATTGCCCCATCTCTGCCTTTTGATGCCGAGCAAGGAACAATCCCTAACAGCATGGGTCGAGTTCACAAGGTCCCAG GTCTGTACTGTAGCGGCTGGGTGAAGAGAGGTCCCACTGGGGTGATCATTACTACCATGAACGATAGCTTTGATACTGCCCAGTCGATGCTAGAAGACCTCAGCTCTGGAGTTGTGGACACTTCTGTGCACAAGCCTGGTTTCCAGTCCCTGAGGGAAACATTGCAACAAAGAG GTGTTCGCTGTGTTTccttctccgactgggagaaaatTAATGCTGCGGAAACTGCAAAGGGAGGCGAGGTTGGAAAACCCCGGGAGAAGATCTTGGACCTTGAGGTGATGATACGCCTGGCTAGCCAGTGA
- the FDXR gene encoding NADPH:adrenodoxin oxidoreductase, mitochondrial isoform X3, which yields MGACRWTWGVSSWRTFRSLAARRQPAVLLGKESRGLEHHKQVQVDIYEKLPVPFGLVRFGVAPDHPEVKNVINSFTQTARSGRCAFYGNITVGKDVTLEELQRAYHAVVLSYGAEDNRVLGIPGENLPGVHSARTFVGWYNGLPENQNLEPDLSSETAVILGQGNVALDVARILLTSPDLLKKTDITAHSLEAIAHSKVKRVWLVGRRGPLQVAFTIKELREMINLPGTKPLLYPSDFEGLRDVIKDVPRPRKRLTELLIKSALEKPSEKEAARWVSATREWGLKFLRSPIEVLPSANGKQAAGIRLAVNRLEGSGESVVAVPTGEFEDIECGLILSSIGYKSLPIAPSLPFDAEQGTIPNSMGRVHKVPGLYCSGWVKRGPTGVIITTMNDSFDTAQSMLEDLSSGVVDTSVHKPGFQSLRETLQQRGVRCVSFSDWEKINAAETAKGGEVGKPREKILDLEVMIRLASQ from the exons GCTCCTGGGTAAGGAGAGTCGGGGGCTGGAG CACCACAAGCAGGTTCAGGTGGACATTTATGAGAAACTACCTGTACCCTTTGGCCTCGTGCGCTTTGGAGTGGCACCAGACCATCCAGAGGTAAAG AATGTGATAAACAGTTTCACTCAGACAGCACGCTCTGGCCGCTGCGCCTTCTACGGAAACATTACTGTTGGCAAGGATGTAACGCTGGAGGAGCTGCAGCGGGCATATCACGCTGTAGTGCTG AGTTATGGTGCTGAAGATAACCGGGTGCTGGGAATCCCTGGGGAGAACCTTCCTGGAGTTCATTCTGCCAGAACTTTTGTGGGCTGGTACAATGGGTTGCCCGAGAACCAAAAT CTGGAACCAGACCTGAGCAGTGAGACCGCTGTGATTCTGGGGCAGGGAAACGTTGCTCTGGATGTTGCACGGATCTTGCTAACGTCGCCTGATCTGCTGAAG AAAACAGACATTACGGCACATTCCCTAGAAGCAATTGCACACAGCAAGGTGAAACGGGTGTGGCTTGTTGGCCGGAGGGGTCCTCTCCAGGTGGCATTTACTATAAAG GAACTGCGAGAGATGATTAATTTGCCTGGGACCAAGCCACTCCTGTATCCAAGTGACTTTGAAGGCCTCAGGGATGTGATTAAAG ATGTCCCCAGACCACGGAAGCGACTGACAGAGCTGCTGATCAAGTCTGCGCTGGAAAAACCCTCTGAGAAGGAAGCAGCTCGCTGGGTGTCGGCCACAAGAGAGTGGGGGCTGAAGTTCCTACGTAGTCCCATCGAGGTCCTGCCCAGCGCTAATGGGAAGCAGGCAGCGGGGATCAGATTGGCTGTCAATAGGCTTGAG GGCTCGGGGGAGTCTGTTGTGGCTGTTCCCACAGGAGAGTTTGAGGACATTGAATGCGGTCTGATCCTAAGCAGCATCGGCTATAAGAGTCTTCCAATTGCCCCATCTCTGCCTTTTGATGCCGAGCAAGGAACAATCCCTAACAGCATGGGTCGAGTTCACAAGGTCCCAG GTCTGTACTGTAGCGGCTGGGTGAAGAGAGGTCCCACTGGGGTGATCATTACTACCATGAACGATAGCTTTGATACTGCCCAGTCGATGCTAGAAGACCTCAGCTCTGGAGTTGTGGACACTTCTGTGCACAAGCCTGGTTTCCAGTCCCTGAGGGAAACATTGCAACAAAGAG GTGTTCGCTGTGTTTccttctccgactgggagaaaatTAATGCTGCGGAAACTGCAAAGGGAGGCGAGGTTGGAAAACCCCGGGAGAAGATCTTGGACCTTGAGGTGATGATACGCCTGGCTAGCCAGTGA